The following proteins come from a genomic window of Salvia hispanica cultivar TCC Black 2014 chromosome 4, UniMelb_Shisp_WGS_1.0, whole genome shotgun sequence:
- the LOC125223619 gene encoding WAT1-related protein At1g43650-like, with the protein MEKQKAYIAVIVLQCSYAGMMVLSKAAMSSGMKPSVFVAYRQAFAFFALLPFAFFFASKGSSPLTWTGLCKIFFVSSYGLALSFNLNLAGLKYISATFGTAILSIVPALVFTMAVCLRIESLDIRKWHGVAKVIGTIIGLSGAMAFTFYKGPSVYHASSTAHHPFDEKPHSKHEWIKGALLAIAGQLFYAMWITMQAPLLTQYPGKLRLTILQCGLSCLSATVYAAAVERRGSLWKLRWDIELLSVAYCGVIVTGMSYWLQAWVIEKKGPVFTAIFGPLALVIAAVFSAFFLNETLHWGSVLGCGLLVIGLYCFLWGRNKEAHFKSQQVLEEAHLETATPISHDEKNP; encoded by the exons atggagaaGCAGAAAGCGTACATTGCAGTGATAGTATTGCAGTGTAGCTATGCAGGAATGATGGTGTTATCTAAGGCAGCCATGTCTTCTGGGATGAAGCCTTCCGTCTTCGTCGCCTATCGACAAGCCTTCGCCTTCTTCGCCCTGctccccttcgccttcttcttCGCCAG CAAGGGGTCTTCTCCTCTTACATGGACTGGGTTATGCAAGATTTTCTTTGTCTCTTCATATGG GTTGGCCTTGAGTTTCAATCTGAATTTAGCAGGATTGAAGTATATTTCAGCAACATTTGGTACGGCAATTCTCAGCATTGTTCCTGCATTGGTCTTTACCATGGCCGTTTGTTTAAG gatTGAAAGCCTAGACATAAGAAAATGGCATGGAGTAGCCAAGGTAATCGGAACCATAATCGGTCTGTCCGGAGCTATGGCATTCACCTTCTACAAAGGCCCCTCCGTCTACCACGCTTCCTCAACCGCCCACCACCCGTTCGACGAAAAGCCGCACTCAAAACACGAATGGATAAAGGGCGCTCTCCTCGCCATCGCCGGCCAACTCTTCTACGCCATGTGGATCACTATGCAGGCCCCACTCCTCACACAATATCCTGGCAAATTAAGGCTCACCATTCTCCAGTGCGGCCTTAGCTGCCTCTCTGCAACGGTGTATGCCGCCGCCGTCGAGAGGCGTGGATCATTGTGGAAGCTTCGCTGGGATATCGAGCTTTTATCCGTCGCCTATTGT GGTGTGATAGTGACGGGGATGAGTTATTGGTTGCAAGCTTGGGTCATAGAGAAGAAAGGGCCCGTTTTTACCGCCATTTTCGGGCCGTTGGCGCTCGTCATTGCAGCAGTCTTCTCTGCTTTTTTCCTTAACGAAACTCTTCACTGGGGAAG TGTACTGGGCTGTGGATTACTGGTGATTGGGCTTTACTGTTTTTTGTGGGGTAGAAATAAAGAGGCCCATTTTAAATCCCAACAAGTTTTGGAGGAAGCCCATTTAGAGACTGCCACGCCAATATCACACGATGAAAAGAATCCATGA